A window of the Kineosporia corallincola genome harbors these coding sequences:
- the hisB gene encoding imidazoleglycerol-phosphate dehydratase HisB produces MARTARIERTTSESSVVVELNLDGTGEAKISTGVGFYDHMLNALSKHSLIDLTVQATGDLHIDAHHTVEDVAIVIGEALREALGDKAGIRRFGDAIVPLDEALAQAVVDVSGRPYCVHTGEPEGQQYVLIGDRYIGSLTRHALESIAHHASIGLHVRVLGGRDPHHIVEAQFKAVARALRVAVEPDPRVTGIPSTKGAL; encoded by the coding sequence ATGGCCCGCACCGCCCGGATCGAGCGGACCACCAGCGAGTCGAGCGTGGTGGTCGAGCTGAACCTCGACGGCACCGGTGAGGCGAAGATCTCCACCGGCGTGGGTTTCTACGACCACATGCTGAACGCGCTGTCGAAGCACTCGCTGATCGACCTGACCGTGCAGGCCACCGGAGACCTGCACATCGACGCCCACCACACGGTGGAGGACGTGGCGATCGTGATCGGCGAGGCGCTGCGGGAGGCGCTCGGCGACAAGGCCGGCATCCGGCGCTTCGGCGACGCGATCGTGCCGCTCGACGAGGCGCTGGCCCAGGCCGTGGTCGACGTGTCCGGCCGGCCCTACTGCGTGCACACCGGCGAGCCCGAGGGCCAGCAGTACGTGCTGATCGGCGACCGCTACATCGGCTCGCTCACCCGGCACGCCCTGGAGTCGATCGCCCACCACGCCTCGATCGGCCTGCACGTGCGCGTGCTCGGCGGGCGCGACCCGCACCACATCGTGGAGGCCCAGTTCAAGGCGGTGGCCCGGGCCCTGCGGGTGGCGGTCGAGCCGGACCCCCGGGTCACCGGCATCCCGAGCACCAAGGGCGCGCTCTAG
- a CDS encoding histidinol-phosphate transaminase, translating into MSNESRAEVLARLPLRDDLRGRTPYGAPQLDVPVRLNTNENSYDVPAEVAAAIVEAVRQEAGHLNRYPDREFTQLREDLANYLGHDLEADQIWAANGSNEVLQQLLQAFGGPGRTVLGFAPSYSMHPIITVGTGATWVDGKRGRAGQATDDPNQFDLHVAETVEQIERVKPAVTFLCSPNNPTGTALDLDVVKAAYDATDGIVIVDEAYTEFARTGTASALTLLPGRERLVVSRTMSKAFALAGARVGYLAADPAVTDAIRLVRLPYHLSSLTQAAARAALWHSDVLLDTVEAIKRDRDRIVTSVRELGLNPAPSDANFVLFGGLADEKALWRSLLSRGVLIRDVGLPGFLRVSAGTPEETTIFLDALADSLLDAPVTV; encoded by the coding sequence GTGAGCAACGAGTCCAGGGCCGAGGTTCTCGCCCGCCTGCCGCTGCGCGACGACCTGCGGGGCCGCACCCCGTACGGCGCGCCGCAGCTCGACGTGCCGGTGCGGCTGAACACCAACGAGAACAGCTACGACGTGCCGGCCGAGGTGGCCGCCGCGATCGTCGAGGCCGTCCGGCAGGAGGCCGGCCATCTGAACCGGTACCCCGACCGTGAGTTCACCCAGCTGCGCGAGGACCTGGCCAACTACCTCGGGCACGACCTGGAGGCCGACCAGATCTGGGCCGCCAACGGCTCCAACGAGGTGCTCCAGCAGTTGCTCCAGGCGTTCGGTGGCCCGGGCCGCACGGTGCTCGGCTTCGCCCCGAGCTACTCGATGCACCCGATCATCACCGTCGGCACCGGCGCCACCTGGGTGGACGGCAAGCGCGGGAGGGCCGGTCAGGCCACCGACGACCCGAACCAGTTCGACCTGCACGTGGCCGAGACGGTCGAGCAGATCGAGCGGGTGAAGCCGGCGGTCACCTTCCTCTGCTCGCCGAACAACCCGACCGGCACCGCGCTCGACCTCGACGTGGTGAAGGCCGCCTACGACGCCACCGACGGCATCGTCATCGTCGACGAGGCCTACACCGAGTTCGCCCGCACGGGCACGGCGAGTGCACTGACGCTGCTGCCCGGCCGCGAGCGGCTGGTGGTCAGCCGCACCATGAGCAAGGCCTTCGCCCTGGCCGGAGCCCGGGTCGGCTACCTGGCCGCCGACCCCGCGGTCACCGACGCGATCCGCCTGGTGCGCCTGCCCTACCACCTGTCCTCGCTCACCCAGGCCGCCGCCCGGGCCGCGCTCTGGCACTCCGACGTGCTGCTCGACACCGTCGAGGCGATCAAGCGCGACCGCGACCGCATCGTCACCTCGGTGCGCGAACTGGGACTGAACCCGGCGCCCAGCGACGCCAACTTCGTGCTGTTCGGCGGCCTGGCCGACGAGAAGGCGCTGTGGCGCTCGCTGCTCTCGCGCGGCGTGCTGATCCGCGACGTCGGCCTGCCCGGCTTCCTGCGGGTCTCGGCGGGCACCCCGGAAGAGACCACGATCTTCCTCGACGCCCTCGCCGACTCGCTGCTCGACGCGCCCGTCACGGTCTGA
- a CDS encoding SDR family NAD(P)-dependent oxidoreductase: MTLFTTPFGEESTAAQVLAGVDLGGRRAVVTGAASGIGVETARALAEAGAEVTLAVRNTEAGQEVSRRIPGSRVERLDLADQDSVAAFARRWQGPLHILVNNAGVMASPFARTPQGWEMQFATNHLGHFALAHRLHDALAAAGDARVVAVSSSAHHRAGVDFDDIHFERREYLPWTAYGQSKTANVLFAVEGAKRWAGEGITVNALNPGGIRTNLQRHVSEAELDALRRAASSAGEELRWKSVEQGAATSVLLAASPLVKGVTGRYFDDCHEAPVGQFGARHGVSPHALDPEAAARLWEYSVAELGLQGLSL, from the coding sequence ATGACACTCTTCACCACCCCGTTCGGCGAGGAATCCACCGCCGCGCAGGTCCTGGCCGGGGTCGACCTCGGCGGGCGGCGCGCCGTCGTCACCGGCGCCGCCTCGGGGATCGGCGTCGAGACCGCCCGAGCCCTGGCGGAGGCCGGGGCCGAGGTCACCCTCGCCGTGCGGAACACCGAGGCCGGGCAGGAGGTCTCGCGACGGATCCCGGGCAGCCGGGTGGAGCGCCTCGACCTGGCCGACCAGGACTCCGTGGCCGCGTTCGCCCGGCGGTGGCAGGGGCCGCTGCACATCCTGGTCAACAACGCCGGGGTGATGGCCAGCCCGTTCGCGCGCACCCCGCAGGGCTGGGAGATGCAGTTCGCCACCAACCACCTGGGCCACTTCGCCCTGGCCCACCGGCTGCACGACGCGCTCGCCGCCGCCGGTGACGCCCGGGTGGTGGCGGTCAGCTCCAGCGCCCACCACCGCGCGGGTGTCGACTTCGACGACATCCACTTCGAGCGCCGTGAGTACCTGCCCTGGACGGCCTACGGGCAGTCCAAGACCGCCAACGTGCTGTTCGCGGTCGAGGGGGCGAAACGCTGGGCGGGAGAAGGCATCACGGTCAACGCGCTGAACCCGGGCGGCATCCGCACCAACCTCCAGCGACACGTCAGCGAGGCCGAGCTGGACGCCCTGCGCCGGGCCGCGAGCTCGGCCGGTGAGGAACTGCGCTGGAAGAGCGTGGAGCAGGGGGCCGCGACGTCCGTGCTGCTGGCGGCCTCACCGCTGGTGAAGGGCGTCACCGGCAGGTACTTCGACGACTGCCACGAGGCCCCGGTGGGGCAGTTCGGCGCCCGGCACGGGGTCTCGCCGCACGCCCTCGACCCGGAGGCGGCCGCCCGGCTGTGGGAGTACTCGGTGGCCGAGCTCGGCCTCCAGGGACTCAGTCTCTAG
- a CDS encoding succinate dehydrogenase cytochrome b subunit yields MVETLSKNPRVTGFGTLHRSTIGRKMIMAVTGLIMLAFVVVHMIGNLKIFFGETEFNEYAAWLRTIGEPALHEAWYLWIQRAVLTVALVLHIWAAITLSKHDVRARPVKYHAKRKGGYATSTMRWGGVTLLLFIVWHILDMTTGTVNPATSHEPYERITAGFDQWWNVVIYTLAMGALCMHIWHGLWSAANTLGWNRATTASFRTFAVVFALLVAFGFLLIPYSVVFGLVD; encoded by the coding sequence GTGGTAGAGACGCTGAGCAAGAACCCGCGCGTGACGGGATTCGGCACCCTGCACCGCTCGACCATCGGGCGGAAGATGATCATGGCCGTCACGGGCCTGATCATGCTGGCGTTCGTCGTCGTGCACATGATCGGCAACCTGAAGATCTTCTTCGGCGAGACCGAGTTCAACGAGTACGCCGCCTGGCTGCGCACCATCGGTGAGCCGGCTCTCCACGAGGCCTGGTACCTCTGGATCCAGCGGGCGGTCCTGACCGTGGCGCTGGTGCTGCACATCTGGGCCGCGATCACGCTGTCCAAGCACGACGTGCGGGCCCGGCCGGTGAAGTACCACGCGAAGCGCAAGGGTGGTTACGCCACCTCGACCATGCGCTGGGGCGGCGTCACGCTGCTGCTCTTCATCGTCTGGCACATCCTCGACATGACCACCGGCACGGTGAACCCGGCCACCTCGCACGAGCCCTACGAGCGGATCACCGCCGGGTTCGACCAGTGGTGGAACGTCGTCATCTACACCCTGGCCATGGGCGCCCTGTGCATGCACATCTGGCACGGGCTCTGGAGCGCGGCCAACACTCTGGGCTGGAACCGGGCCACCACCGCGTCCTTCCGCACCTTCGCGGTCGTGTTCGCGTTGCTGGTGGCCTTCGGGTTCCTGCTGATTCCCTACAGCGTCGTCTTCGGGTTGGTGGATTGA
- a CDS encoding succinate dehydrogenase/fumarate reductase iron-sulfur subunit has protein sequence MKLKLKIWRQRNASDEGAMVDYDIDGVSPDMSFLEMLDTLNEKLILDGEDPVAFDHDCREGICGSCGVVINGDAHGPEQTTACQLHMRAFSDGEEIVIEPWRAAPFPVIKDLVVNRGAFDRIIGAGGYITAPTGSAPEGNSTRIPKPDADAAFANATCIGCGACVAACPNGSASLFVSAKVTHLNLLPQGQPERTSRVMNMVEQMDAEGFGGCTNTGMCTVSCPKEIPFMSITNLNKEYRRAVRETTKARAVQAKANPS, from the coding sequence ATGAAGCTCAAGCTGAAGATCTGGCGCCAGCGGAACGCCTCCGACGAGGGCGCCATGGTCGACTACGACATCGACGGGGTCTCCCCGGACATGTCGTTCCTGGAGATGCTCGACACGCTCAACGAGAAGCTGATCCTCGACGGCGAGGACCCGGTCGCCTTCGACCACGACTGCCGTGAGGGCATCTGCGGCAGCTGCGGCGTGGTGATCAACGGCGACGCGCACGGGCCCGAGCAGACCACCGCCTGCCAGCTGCACATGCGCGCGTTCTCGGACGGCGAGGAGATCGTCATCGAGCCGTGGCGCGCGGCGCCGTTCCCGGTGATCAAGGACCTGGTGGTGAACCGCGGCGCCTTCGACCGGATCATCGGCGCGGGCGGCTACATCACCGCTCCCACCGGTTCCGCGCCGGAGGGCAACAGCACCCGCATCCCCAAGCCCGACGCCGACGCCGCGTTCGCCAACGCCACCTGCATCGGCTGCGGCGCCTGCGTCGCGGCCTGCCCGAACGGCTCGGCCTCGCTGTTCGTCTCGGCCAAGGTCACCCACTTGAACCTGCTGCCCCAGGGCCAGCCGGAGCGCACCTCCCGGGTGATGAACATGGTCGAGCAGATGGACGCCGAGGGCTTCGGCGGCTGCACCAACACCGGCATGTGCACGGTCTCCTGCCCCAAGGAGATCCCGTTCATGAGCATCACCAACCTGAACAAGGAGTACCGCCGGGCGGTGCGCGAGACCACCAAGGCCCGCGCGGTGCAGGCCAAGGCCAACCCGAGCTGA
- a CDS encoding LysR family transcriptional regulator, whose translation MQIQQLVYFLTVAETKHFTRAAQLLEIAQPSLSQQIRALESSLGAELFDRVRGNITLTPAGEALLPIAQRITADVETAQQEVRELIQLRSGRVRLGATPSLLTGLLPEVARRYRRRYPAIRLVLEESGSRDLVAKTASGLIDLALLVLPLHADDPALETVPLLREDLVVVSSPREPAPTDGRPIAIAQLRGRPLVMFRTGYELREVTVSACRRAGFAPTLAVEGGEMDAVLSMVEAGLGLAVVPSTVVAGRTTHRVTPIAAPGLSRTIGLAHRRGAQPSRAAQELRAELLHYLGAASTEGTLPQGTQLIAPAESP comes from the coding sequence GTGCAAATACAGCAGCTCGTGTATTTCCTCACTGTCGCGGAAACGAAGCACTTCACCCGGGCGGCGCAGCTGCTGGAGATCGCCCAGCCCTCGCTCTCGCAACAGATCCGGGCGTTGGAATCATCACTCGGCGCCGAGCTCTTCGACCGGGTGCGCGGCAACATCACGCTGACCCCCGCGGGTGAGGCGCTGCTGCCCATCGCCCAGCGCATCACCGCCGACGTGGAGACCGCCCAGCAGGAGGTGCGCGAGCTGATCCAGCTGCGCAGCGGCCGGGTGCGGCTGGGCGCGACGCCGAGCCTGCTCACCGGCCTGCTGCCCGAGGTGGCCCGGCGCTACCGCCGGCGCTACCCGGCCATCCGGCTGGTGCTGGAGGAGAGCGGATCGCGTGACCTGGTGGCCAAGACCGCTTCCGGGCTGATCGACCTGGCGCTGCTGGTGCTGCCGCTGCACGCGGACGACCCGGCGCTGGAGACGGTTCCGCTGCTGCGGGAGGACCTGGTGGTGGTGTCGTCGCCGCGCGAGCCCGCCCCCACCGACGGCCGCCCGATCGCGATCGCCCAGCTGCGCGGCCGGCCGCTGGTGATGTTCCGGACCGGTTACGAACTGCGCGAGGTGACCGTGAGCGCCTGCCGCCGGGCGGGTTTCGCGCCCACCTTGGCCGTGGAGGGCGGCGAGATGGACGCCGTGCTGAGCATGGTGGAGGCCGGGCTCGGGCTGGCGGTGGTGCCCAGCACCGTGGTGGCCGGGCGCACCACCCACCGGGTCACCCCGATCGCCGCGCCCGGCCTGTCGCGCACCATCGGCCTGGCCCACCGGCGCGGTGCCCAGCCGTCCCGGGCGGCGCAGGAGCTGCGGGCCGAGCTGCTGCATTACCTGGGTGCGGCCTCGACCGAGGGCACCCTGCCGCAGGGCACCCAGCTGATCGCGCCGGCGGAGAGCCCATGA
- the hisH gene encoding imidazole glycerol phosphate synthase subunit HisH encodes MTSPQVVVLDYGSGNVRSAVRALERAGATVELTADFSTALNAEGLVVPGVGAFASVADQLRAVGGHRLIGRRLAGGRPVLGICVGLQVLFENSVEFGRDDVPGLGEWPGTVELLPSNVVPHMGWNVVDVPDDSKLFAGIERERFYFVHSYAVQKWELPSPGDPLAVLKPPLVTWSEHGGRFVAAVENGPLSATQFHPEKSGDAGIQLLRNWLGTV; translated from the coding sequence ATGACTTCACCCCAGGTCGTCGTGCTCGACTACGGCTCCGGCAACGTCCGGTCCGCCGTACGCGCCCTGGAACGGGCCGGTGCCACGGTCGAGCTCACCGCCGACTTCAGCACCGCCCTGAACGCCGAGGGTCTGGTCGTGCCCGGCGTCGGTGCCTTCGCCTCGGTCGCCGACCAGCTGCGCGCGGTCGGCGGCCACCGGCTGATCGGCCGCCGCCTGGCCGGGGGCCGCCCGGTGCTCGGCATCTGTGTCGGCCTCCAGGTGCTGTTCGAGAACTCCGTCGAGTTCGGCCGCGACGACGTGCCCGGCCTGGGCGAGTGGCCCGGCACCGTCGAGTTGCTGCCCTCCAACGTCGTGCCGCACATGGGCTGGAACGTCGTCGACGTGCCCGACGACTCGAAGCTGTTCGCCGGCATCGAGCGCGAGCGGTTCTACTTCGTGCACTCCTACGCCGTGCAGAAGTGGGAGCTGCCCTCACCCGGCGACCCCCTCGCGGTGCTCAAGCCCCCGCTGGTCACCTGGTCCGAGCACGGCGGCCGGTTCGTCGCCGCGGTCGAGAACGGCCCGCTGTCGGCCACCCAGTTCCACCCGGAGAAGTCCGGCGACGCGGGCATCCAGCTGCTGCGCAACTGGCTCGGCACGGTGTAG
- a CDS encoding fumarate reductase/succinate dehydrogenase flavoprotein subunit, protein MPDSSAKFVGEGEFFTVGDPVTDDKAPDGDIETRWDRRKFASKLVNPANRRKHKVIVVGTGLAGGAAGASLAEQGYHVVQFCFQDSPRRAHSIAAQGGINAAKNYRNDGDSIYRLFYDTVKGGDFRGRESNIYRLAENSVKIIDQCVAQGVPFAREYSGLLDTRSFGGVQVQRTFYARGQTGQQLLIGAYQALSKQIDAGNVEMYARHEMLDLIIVDGRARGIVARNLVTGELSTHLGDAVVLATGGYGNVFFLSTNAKGSNTSAIWRAHRRGAYFGNPCYTQIHPTCIPRSGDHQSKLTLMSESLRNDGRIWVPKQMGDTRPPADIPEDERDYYLERIYPAFGNLVPRDIASRAAKNVCDEGRGVGPGGQGVYLDFADAIKRMGEPAVREKYGNLFDMYARITSENPYKQPMRIYPAVHYTMGGLWVDYDLQTTIPGLFAAGEANFSDHGANRLGASALMQGLSDGYFILPTVLNNYIGSQKFAAVAPDAPEVAEVETLVKERIEKLLSINGDRTVDSFHRELGQIMWDYCGMARNDAGLRKAISEIRHLRDEFWKRVKVPGTGAELNQSLEKANRVADFIELGELMCIDALMREESCGGHFREESQTPDGEAARQDEKFSFVAAWEYGGQGRFGTTGGDPVLHQEELVFDYVHPAQRSYA, encoded by the coding sequence ATGCCTGACTCCTCGGCAAAATTCGTCGGTGAGGGCGAGTTCTTCACGGTCGGTGACCCGGTCACCGACGACAAGGCCCCCGACGGTGACATCGAGACCCGCTGGGACCGGCGCAAGTTCGCGTCCAAGCTGGTCAACCCGGCGAACCGGCGCAAGCACAAGGTGATCGTGGTGGGCACCGGCCTGGCCGGCGGCGCCGCGGGCGCCTCGCTGGCCGAGCAGGGCTACCACGTGGTGCAGTTCTGCTTCCAGGACTCGCCCCGCCGCGCGCACTCGATCGCCGCGCAGGGCGGCATCAACGCCGCGAAGAACTACCGCAACGACGGCGACTCGATCTACCGGCTGTTCTACGACACGGTGAAGGGTGGCGACTTCCGCGGCCGGGAGTCGAACATCTACCGGCTGGCCGAGAACAGCGTGAAGATCATCGACCAGTGCGTGGCGCAGGGCGTGCCGTTCGCCCGCGAGTACTCCGGTCTGCTCGACACCCGCTCCTTCGGCGGGGTGCAGGTGCAGCGCACCTTCTACGCCCGCGGCCAGACGGGCCAGCAGCTGCTGATCGGTGCCTACCAGGCGCTGTCGAAGCAGATCGACGCCGGCAACGTGGAGATGTACGCCCGGCACGAGATGCTCGACCTGATCATCGTCGACGGCCGCGCTCGCGGCATCGTCGCCCGCAACCTGGTCACCGGTGAGCTGTCCACCCACCTCGGTGACGCCGTGGTGCTGGCGACCGGTGGCTACGGCAACGTCTTCTTCCTCTCCACGAACGCGAAAGGCTCCAACACCAGCGCGATCTGGCGGGCCCACCGGCGCGGCGCCTACTTCGGCAACCCCTGCTACACGCAGATCCACCCGACCTGCATCCCGCGCTCCGGTGACCACCAGTCCAAGCTCACGCTGATGAGCGAGTCGCTGCGCAACGACGGCCGGATCTGGGTGCCCAAGCAGATGGGCGACACCCGCCCACCGGCCGACATCCCCGAGGACGAGCGCGACTACTACCTGGAGCGCATCTACCCGGCGTTCGGCAACCTGGTCCCGCGCGACATCGCCTCCCGCGCCGCGAAGAACGTCTGCGACGAGGGCCGCGGCGTCGGCCCCGGCGGGCAGGGCGTCTACCTCGACTTCGCCGACGCGATCAAGCGGATGGGCGAGCCGGCGGTGCGCGAGAAGTACGGCAATCTCTTCGACATGTACGCCCGGATCACCTCCGAGAACCCGTACAAGCAGCCGATGCGCATCTACCCGGCCGTGCACTACACGATGGGCGGGCTGTGGGTGGACTACGACCTCCAGACCACCATCCCCGGCCTGTTCGCGGCGGGTGAGGCCAACTTCTCCGACCACGGCGCCAACCGGCTCGGCGCGTCCGCGCTGATGCAGGGTCTGTCCGACGGCTACTTCATCCTGCCGACGGTGCTGAACAACTACATCGGCAGCCAGAAGTTCGCCGCGGTCGCCCCGGACGCCCCTGAGGTGGCCGAGGTCGAGACGCTGGTGAAGGAGCGCATCGAGAAGCTGCTCTCGATCAACGGCGACCGCACGGTGGACTCGTTCCACCGCGAGCTCGGCCAGATCATGTGGGACTACTGCGGCATGGCCCGCAACGACGCCGGGCTGCGCAAGGCGATCAGCGAGATCCGGCACCTGCGCGACGAGTTCTGGAAGCGGGTGAAGGTGCCCGGCACCGGCGCCGAGCTCAACCAGTCGCTCGAGAAGGCCAACCGGGTGGCCGATTTCATCGAGCTCGGTGAGCTGATGTGCATCGACGCGCTGATGCGGGAGGAGTCGTGCGGCGGGCACTTCCGCGAGGAGTCACAGACCCCCGACGGCGAGGCGGCCCGTCAGGACGAGAAGTTCTCGTTCGTCGCGGCCTGGGAGTACGGCGGCCAGGGCCGGTTCGGCACGACCGGCGGCGACCCGGTGCTGCACCAGGAAGAACTCGTCTTCGACTACGTCCACCCGGCCCAGCGCAGCTACGCCTGA
- the priA gene encoding bifunctional 1-(5-phosphoribosyl)-5-((5-phosphoribosylamino)methylideneamino)imidazole-4-carboxamide isomerase/phosphoribosylanthranilate isomerase PriA, whose amino-acid sequence MSEAAAAPGRLELLPAIDVVDGQAVRLVQGEAGSETGYGDPLEAALNWQRAGAEWIHLVDLDAAFGRGSNRDLLARVCERMSELGVKVEMSGGIRDDASLEAVMATGCRRVNLGTAALENPDWTRDAIKQYGDRIAVGLDVRGTELAGRGWTSKGGDLYDRLARLDEDGCARYVVTDVTKDGTLKGPNLDLLAEVCRRTDKPVVASGGISNLDDIAALRALVKIGVEGAIVGKALYSGAFTLEQALHVAG is encoded by the coding sequence ATGTCTGAAGCCGCCGCCGCCCCCGGCCGGCTCGAGCTCCTCCCCGCCATCGACGTCGTCGACGGCCAGGCCGTGCGCCTGGTGCAGGGCGAGGCCGGCAGCGAGACCGGCTACGGCGATCCGCTGGAGGCCGCGCTGAACTGGCAGCGCGCCGGTGCCGAGTGGATCCACCTGGTCGACCTGGACGCGGCGTTCGGCCGCGGCTCCAACCGCGACCTGCTGGCCCGGGTCTGCGAGCGGATGAGCGAGCTCGGCGTGAAGGTCGAGATGTCCGGCGGCATCCGCGACGACGCGAGCCTGGAGGCCGTCATGGCCACCGGCTGCCGCCGCGTCAACCTGGGCACCGCCGCGCTGGAGAACCCGGACTGGACCCGCGACGCGATCAAGCAGTACGGCGACCGGATCGCCGTCGGCCTCGACGTGCGCGGCACCGAGCTGGCCGGCCGCGGCTGGACCAGCAAGGGCGGTGACCTGTACGACCGGCTGGCCCGCCTGGACGAAGACGGCTGCGCCCGTTACGTGGTCACCGACGTCACCAAGGACGGCACGCTGAAGGGCCCGAACCTGGACCTGCTGGCCGAGGTCTGCCGGCGCACCGACAAGCCGGTGGTGGCCTCCGGCGGCATCTCCAACCTCGACGACATCGCCGCCCTGCGCGCCCTGGTGAAGATCGGCGTCGAGGGGGCAATCGTCGGAAAGGCGCTGTACAGCGGCGCTTTCACCCTTGAGCAGGCCCTCCACGTAGCCGGGTGA
- a CDS encoding SseB family protein, translating into MSHAINPHHDTDSAGTPWSGRTLTAQPFPGDDGTADEALTAALATGDLTAITRAWAPTRVLVPIVAVLGDDEAELVATQGDKSADMALVTLLGEDDARVLPVFTSVAALQTWNPQARPVPVEAARAAQAAVVEECPRIVIDPAGASVELPRPAVWAVAQGREWVPPASDPDLLAGIAALVTAVPQVRAHRCEPDGDAGLVVVLGLPPGLEREQVRETTSRIGELLLTDQVVTERTDSVRLAVRSV; encoded by the coding sequence ATGTCCCACGCGATCAACCCGCATCACGACACCGACTCGGCCGGCACCCCCTGGTCCGGCCGCACCCTCACCGCCCAGCCCTTCCCGGGCGACGACGGAACCGCCGACGAGGCCCTCACCGCCGCGCTCGCGACCGGTGACCTGACCGCGATCACCCGGGCCTGGGCGCCGACGCGCGTCCTGGTGCCGATCGTCGCGGTGCTGGGCGACGACGAGGCCGAGCTGGTCGCGACGCAGGGCGACAAGAGTGCCGACATGGCCCTGGTCACCCTGCTGGGTGAGGACGACGCCCGGGTGCTGCCCGTGTTCACCAGCGTGGCCGCGCTCCAGACCTGGAACCCGCAGGCCCGGCCGGTCCCGGTGGAGGCCGCGCGGGCCGCGCAGGCCGCTGTGGTGGAGGAGTGCCCGCGCATCGTCATCGACCCGGCCGGGGCCTCGGTGGAGCTGCCCCGCCCGGCGGTGTGGGCGGTGGCCCAGGGCCGGGAGTGGGTGCCCCCGGCCTCCGACCCGGACCTGCTGGCCGGGATCGCCGCGCTGGTCACCGCCGTGCCGCAGGTCAGGGCGCACCGCTGCGAGCCGGACGGCGACGCCGGCCTGGTCGTGGTGCTCGGCCTGCCGCCCGGCCTGGAGCGGGAGCAGGTGCGCGAGACCACCAGCCGGATCGGCGAGCTGCTGCTCACCGACCAGGTGGTGACCGAGCGCACCGACTCGGTGCGGCTGGCGGTCCGTTCCGTGTGA